The Dermacentor albipictus isolate Rhodes 1998 colony chromosome 2, USDA_Dalb.pri_finalv2, whole genome shotgun sequence genome has a segment encoding these proteins:
- the LOC139055624 gene encoding uncharacterized protein: MLTVALQRNSPPGAETSNTPEPVLRCPLDSVREVLDFNEELTEGKSEALVLDLMGYGTRTLNTTIKSMMAYIMSDQAASEFSMDGRKGKVRFRDLKLVKVLFSAARRTRHHKDCTVDDVLYHIKEWLRRAKERCAATAKKD; the protein is encoded by the exons ATGCTGACAGTAGCCCTACAAAGAAATAGTCCTCCAGGTGCAGAAACTTCAAACACTCCTGAGCCAGTGCTGCGCTGCCCACTGGACAGTGTGCGAGAAGTCCTTGATTTCAATGAAGAACTGACTGAAGGAAAAAGTGAAGCTCTG GTTCTGGACCTTATGGGCTATGGAACAAGAACCCTGAACACAACTATTAAGTCAATGATGGCTTATATAATGAGTGATCAGGCTGCGTCGGAATTTAGTATGGACGGCCGCAAAGGCAAGGTTCGATTTAGGGACCTGAAGCTCGTCAAAGTTCTGTTCT CGGCTGCTCGGCGGACACGCCACCACAAAGACTGCACGgtagacgacgtgctctaccacATAAAGGAGTGGCTGCGCAGggcaaaagaaaggtgtgcagcCACTGCTAAGAAAGACTGA